The Cryptomeria japonica chromosome 2, Sugi_1.0, whole genome shotgun sequence region ccaaaagccatgtccatctgctgaaggttaaaccctcaaatcttccgatgaagtatccacatatttactttCTACAGAAGTGCTCTTACACTCAATGgagtatgcctctagcttatacaaagtgtttgacacctctagcaatcaccatagcacccttaatcattttACATCCTTCTTCAAAAAAGACTGcctacacacccacatctatcagtttgctcacaaataataaatttcattttaatccaaggatatgcagcacattgctaatcctttttattctaccattaggaaacTTGATCCTAAATTTAACCACGAGCagcaatatctaaatgtgaattatcacccaagtacaccttacctccattaaattcctcatattcagaaaaccaatctttattgaaattcatatgaaaagatgcacttgagtcaattagccacgcatcattacctgcatgagtacccaaagctacaatgaatgcatcaccatcttccttctcgaacACATAATCAAATTcgtatttctttttcttcttcttttcttctttacaattCTTACTGATGTGTCTTGGTTTACCACAATTCTAGTAGATGACCTTGGAatttccaagagattttgatctccctttggacttggatttattacacttctcaatcttcttgcctttttccttaggtcttccacaaatagttagggcttccttcgaactgacgaataccttcctccacatctcttcaccaagtagggcatccaccacatcttcaaactttaaaacaacataagtactacctatagccataacaagagaatctcacGAATCAAGAAAAGTACTAGGTAAGACCtagcatttctcctcctcatccatcttaacaccaacaaatgccaattgagccaccaacatattaaatgcttctaggtggtctgtaactcatccaccctcttccattctcaaggaatataatttcttcctcaagaaaatctgattcaataaggatttcacttgatacattttaccaagcttagtccatagcttttgtgcaaaattctcttcatggacattgatcagaaccgGTTCTGCCaagcacaatctaattagacccttagCTTTTCGATCCATAACATTATACTATGAAACCATAGTAGGATCTACAGGTCTTGatacatttgcatcaacaacatctcaTATATCTCAATCTATTAGTAGATATTCCATCTTcatcttccacatctcaaaattacttccattaaatttctccacctctattctccctgacaaacttttcatctgaaaattcctacaacaagatcaaaaagtgtcttctacataagctcccactcaaatctagaatagttcaaaaaacccaacaacccacaattgaaaccaaaggtgatcaagctctgataccacttgtaaggaatttaagtagtgaaacaacttcctacactaaccttgagaggagggtaatgcaaaatttttacagatcattacaacagttacagaaaacttaacaaaaataaacacaatatcatgcataccacaacacaataacacgatgatttacatgaggaaaaccctttcgggagaaagaCCCCACACTACAAAAGAAACTCAATataatcaataacagattacaatatactagcagagcaagctcttcataggagtaccactaatcagagactcagaggtaactcaatagccgtAAGACTCTTACACATAGCCTCTATcacacacacctcatatataggagatacaatgcaAAAAGGTtctgtcaaacagtattacaaaaccatgggctaaaaccacccaataagtggagccaaccttatctccattctagatgccctatgatatgTCAAAACACACAGaaacacatgttcctcccttttatagtTCATTTACATGttcgatgcaatttatatttcctattataGGAGTCTAAACTTTCgtaggccataacttgtgaaccaggtGTATGATTAATGAATCGTTTGATGCATCAGAAatctcgcaaagtgctctatcacctcgtagaTATCTATGCCtattatgcccacttttcaaggcattttggagggtctaaagtcctcaaaatcaaatttaaacctttcattgcacccttcaaaaatagaaatttaaatatcttaaaaactagttgtgatcttatgACGAAAATTTACTGGCATGCTTGTCTAGCCAATCCGAAGGTTTGAggaaaattttgcaccattttgtgctcaaacaaaaacttactataaatagtaacttcatgtaaatgcaaggttgtgACACCTTTTTCCCAACATAAAAATCATTATATCCAATCCCACTAAAGGGTATGTTTCTAATTTAAAATAAATGCTTAACTTGCAAGCCATTATATATACCATGGTTCAAGTGACATAGATTGATAGATGTATATTTGTAGTTTAAATGTGAATTGAATCATTGAAGATAATTGGTTAGCTAACACTTGTTGGTAGAAAGGATTCTAATAGAATGTCAAACATGTTGTTGCAAGTCTGGTAAAATATccattaaaattttcattttaatGGAGGTTGCATGGCAATTCATTAGTGTCAATAAAATGAATTTTAGACTATTGCAATTGCATAATAGGTCTTGTATTAAGGTTATTCTCATTCATTTTCTATTGCTACAAGTGTGGATACAAGACATGAACAATTTTGAGATAGTCAAGATATAAAATCTCATTGACATATTGCAAGCACATATAATTGTGGATTAGTTAAATGTAGATCATAGCTCACTCTTAgaatttttatgatataatatacatatatacaatagAAGTTGGTTGTTTTTAGATTATATTATATgtctatgtgtatgtatatgtatgcatgtgtgtatttaTGTAGATATATTTTGGATGGTATATTTTTGGATATTTATATTACcttattaaaattattttagatTATATAACCATTTGCATTGGTCTCATGTATAAGATTATGCCTCCTCCTTTTCATCAAACATTTAAATGTGAATTAAgtttttttttcatcttttattcAATGGTCTAACATACAAATTAGTTGTTTTCCGATTTGATTTAATACATAATAATTAGTAGGAAGGGAATATCATTCACCCATATttaaatttcaattaaaaaaatgaaatataatttcTATTACTCCTAAATATGAGAAATAAATAAACCATAAGGATTGGTTTTTAGAGATGCAAAAAGGTAATGTCAaattttgtttaaattaattatCAATTCTTATATAGATATAAATTTGAAACAAAAGACATATACAAAATGTCCACTATTTATTATTACACCTTTTCTTCTTCACTTTAAAACAATTGTTTCACATTGTTACCTATGTTAACCGGTTATTATCAGCTCCAAATTCTCAATATGGCAAGATATTTATAAATTTAGTTAAGCTATAATTATCAATTATGTTCATTGCTAACAAAATGTAGACATTGAATTCTTTTAAATACATGTGTTACCATGTCTTTGTAATATAAGATGTATTTAAGACAATCTATATTACTATTAGATATGTTTATGTATCTATAAAATAAAGAGAAAATTTCACTTAAGAGATTTAAGTCATTTAttatttttaactaaaaaaaaaaatttattaaggaTAAAACAAGTGTTAAGGGAtccgaaaccccttacaacaagttttgaagggacttgaaaccctggTATTTTACATGAATCTGAAACCAACAGAAGAACGCTGCAAAAAGAATAAGCAGAAACTACCAGCAGCCCACTCTCAGCCTAACAGAAAATTCGTTGAGGCCTCAGCTTACCCTCTTCCTTTAAGGATGGAACCAATTCTTTAATGCAATCTTAATATGAAATTTCAATCTCtttagtttctcttttggtttttttttgggtaGTCTCAGCCTTTTTTGTGAAACCCCTCTCTTCTGTCTTAAAGACTTTTATAAATAGATTCAATCTCTCTCCCACTTTATCTGATCATAACATGAAATTTCAATTGATCATTACAATTGTATACATAGATCTAGTTTTGTACTGGACAGAAAAATAGTTTAGAAAAAGACATTATACACTTGTGAGACATCCCGCTTTGCTTCTTTCATCCAGCCATCCAATAATGTCATTGAATACTAATTGGGTATTATGAGGAGGCTCCCCATAAGTCAAACCATGCCACATATCAGGATATAGCTTCAAAGTCTTATCAAAGCTTGCTGCAGATTTATGCAATTCCATACTCACACAAGGATCTGTTACGCTATCATCCATTCCATGCACTACCAAGAATGGCAATGTCACCTACAACAAACAAACATATAAtacattatcaaaattcatgtccaaccaatatttaataataatagcTGACTATAGAGTGTTTATATTCTTACCTCATCCAGTCGACTCTCTAAAGCTGTACTTGTCAAGAGGAGTTCATAAGCAGTCTTCACCCGTGGCTTGCCTTGATATATATAGGGATTTGCTCTTATCTGTAACATATAGAGATGATTTAAAACAATGTAATTCCCATCTCATAAAATTCCAAATTCTAAAATGTCTTCAATACTCTACAGACATCGTTGAGGATTATATTCAATGATCTATTATCAGGAtgcatataaaaaaaatttatatgaaTGTTTTCTGTGAtgtgacatgtcaaaacaaaaaatATAGAAGAAATCGTTTGAATAATCTTTTTCTAATAATAGATTTTGAATGTGATCtgaaatttcaaaatacaaaaaaataccaaATTAATTTTAGAAACAATCTTTTAAATTCCATTCCAGATCTATTAAAGGTATTTTAGAATTGCAGACATAGTTTTTACAGGTCATAATATTGTTGTGCATAGTTTTTGGCTTTCAGTGTGTTAGTTTTTTCTTCCGCATTTCAGATCAAACTTCATGATCTTTCATCAGGAAGAAAGGATAATGGAATTGAATTCAGAATTTctaaaaaaaactcacacaatcaaaaccaaaaaGTAAGAACAATAATATATGAGAATTGTAAATAAATGCTTTAACTTTAAAGTATCATCCCATAACTTTTATTAAAGACTATACTCAAGAGTCATTATATGGAAATCCCTTCTAATTTTAGACAAACGCTTAACATTCAACTCTCTGAACTCTCTTACATTTATTAATACATCATTGATATGATGATGATAAAAAATTGTTCATAAAATCAAATCCAGAAACTTCAAACAATATCCAAATGAATTATAAAAATCTAATAAAATTGACTTACAATTCATCAACCCAATACCACAAAATTGTAAGTTTCTAACATCAAATGATACAGGCCGAATTCATTCATTTGAATTGGCTCTAATCTGTAACAAGTTTAAACCATTAAAGTGAGTGTGCAGAGTATTAATAGTTTATACCTCTTGTCTAGCTGAGGGCTCCTTGAATGCAGTATCAATAATGTCCCTTGCTGGAACTATTTTCCATGTGGGGACTATTCTAGTGAGGCTATTGAAAACACTGATCAAAATGGGATGAGGTTTGACGTCTTCTGCAATCTGTCCAAGGCAGTAAGTTATAACGGCTGCCCCAAAAAGCCAAAGAAAAAGGGGGATCATCTCTAACAAACTAATAGATTTAAAGAGACATTAAAACTTCTATTTTTAGAAATATGGGATAAATTACCTTACACATGGGGGCCACCAGAACTGCACCGTTCCAAAAGGTGGGGAGTTTCCTGTGAAGCAAAAGTGATACTGCACCTCCCATGGATTCGCCATAAAGAAATCTGGCTTTATCCTTGTATTCCTCAATTCCTGAAATATTAAGTTAAAAGAACTCTCAATCCACATGACATAATTTAAAAAGGAATTCTTACAGTTAAGATGGATTAATTAGAAACTATTAGTAGAAACTCTCTAAGTAAATTGACTTCCTGTACCAACAAGAGTTATAGGTCATATTTTGCCAATTGTCTATGTAGAGATCAAAATGCATTTTGAAAAATACACAGTTTACATCTAATTAAGACCCAATTGTTCTTCCAAGATTGCACACTTTACTATTTTTTTTCCCTAAATCAAGACTGTCTACTCATGTTCTTACTCTAACCTTGCCCAACTTAAAAACTTGCACATTTTACCAATAATCCAGAGGTACAACCAtcaataaatcaagaatatttaaCTTGCCTGCAATGCTTTTGAAGAAAGATGCACAATCATTGACAAGCTCTTTGAAACTCTCAATGTAACACCGTTTTCCTCCAGATTTCCCATGTccttcataatcaattccaaaaACTGCATATCCAGCTTTGGCAAGCCTGATTCCAACACCTATTGGAAACAACATTACAGATTTAATTCCACAACCAAATAGAAGATCTAAATGGAGATTCTAAGTTCTGAAACAGAAATGGCAAATTGAAACTACAAATTGTATAATCTTTCAACCCATTGAACTCAGAAGAAAGAATGTTAAAAAGATCTGTGTGAATACCTTGCATGAAGATGCTACACTCCATCCCATAACCTGAATGACCACACAAATCTTAGCCTAAATCTATTATATAGATCAATAAAGCATAAATTGaaaagacaacaaacaaaaaaTGCATCACTACCATGGCAGAGACATATCAGAGCTTTGGGTTGCTGATTTAAGGGCACCCATCTGCATGTAAAAAGCTTCAATCCTCTGGTAAGGAAGAATTCCTGATATGAAAGGCAAGAACAAGGCCATTAGATTCAAATTGATCTCTTATCCATAGAAAAGTGAAAACCCAATATACaaaacatacctcttcatattTAATTTGAGAAGACTGTTCCATATTGGCTGGAAAATTTGCTAAAATACTAGGAGGTgattcaaaaaatatataatacAGCGAAAATATTGCGGCAGGAAAAACAAACAATATATAAAAACAATTGAGCTTCCGTTGCGTTTTACTGTTTTGCGGATTCTACTAGGCTTTTATAGAGTTTgtgataatttatatatattttttttttaacattatagTTAAGGAGTTATTTAAAATTTGAGTCGGAGTTAACTAATAATTAAGTGTCATTTTAGTTTATATAAACATTTCTTTTTTTTAGCTTTTTTATGATATTTGAAGTTTGGTCCAAatgattgttttttatttataaatttataactgatatataattttattttctttctttaattAGAGTGTTGTTTTTTAGGTTCTTTGTATTTTTAAtctgaatttatttaattatgtaacTAGAAAATATGGTA contains the following coding sequences:
- the LOC131054064 gene encoding caffeoylshikimate esterase, which translates into the protein MEQSSQIKYEEEFFLTRGLKLFTCRWVPLNQQPKALICLCHGYGMECSIFMQGVGIRLAKAGYAVFGIDYEGHGKSGGKRCYIESFKELVNDCASFFKSIAGIEEYKDKARFLYGESMGGAVSLLLHRKLPTFWNGAVLVAPMCKIAEDVKPHPILISVFNSLTRIVPTWKIVPARDIIDTAFKEPSARQEIRANPYIYQGKPRVKTAYELLLTSTALESRLDEVTLPFLVVHGMDDSVTDPCVSMELHKSAASFDKTLKLYPDMWHGLTYGEPPHNTQLVFNDIIGWLDERSKAGCLTSV